The following proteins are encoded in a genomic region of Methanotorris formicicus Mc-S-70:
- a CDS encoding IS607 family transposase, translated as MSLEKLYTMKEACKLLGVHIKTLQRWDREGKIKCVRTVGNRRRVPESEIKRILGIKDKEQRKIIGYARVSSNTQKDDLEGQIQLIKSYAEEKDWDVQILKDVGSGLNEKRRNYKKLLKMVINQEVEKVIIAYPDRLTRFGFETLKEFFKSYGTEIIVINKKHKTPQEELVEDLITIVSHFAGKLYGMRSHKYKKLTKTVKEIVREQNDK; from the coding sequence ATGAGCTTGGAAAAGTTATATACGATGAAGGAAGCTTGTAAATTGTTGGGAGTTCATATAAAAACACTGCAAAGATGGGATAGAGAGGGGAAGATAAAATGTGTTAGAACCGTAGGTAATAGAAGGAGAGTTCCAGAAAGTGAAATAAAACGAATATTAGGAATTAAAGATAAAGAACAAAGAAAAATTATCGGTTATGCGAGAGTCTCATCCAACACACAAAAAGACGATTTAGAGGGACAAATACAACTAATAAAATCTTACGCAGAGGAAAAGGATTGGGATGTTCAAATACTAAAAGATGTAGGTAGTGGTTTAAACGAAAAAAGAAGAAACTACAAAAAACTTTTAAAAATGGTCATAAACCAAGAGGTTGAAAAAGTAATAATTGCTTATCCAGATAGATTAACGAGATTTGGATTTGAAACATTAAAAGAATTTTTTAAATCCTATGGAACGGAGATAATCGTTATCAATAAAAAACATAAAACTCCACAAGAAGAGTTAGTCGAGGACTTAATAACTATTGTCTCTCACTTTGCAGGAAAACTTTATGGAATGCGTTCTCACAAGTATAAAAAGCTCACAAAAACAGTTAAAGAGATTGTAAGGGAGCAAAATGACAAATAA